A section of the Bombus terrestris chromosome 2, iyBomTerr1.2, whole genome shotgun sequence genome encodes:
- the LOC100647370 gene encoding serine/threonine-protein kinase Genghis Khan isoform X2 — protein sequence MTEIVSKNFGKRQPFRKRDMSDSSQHQYNQPPPDIMPKGLAINGIGGRLRQLESLFIDGPVQGEGRIGHTFSIETLIDILLVLYDECCNSSLRREKTVSDFIEFVKPVATCIKSLQLAREDFEIVKVIGRGAFGEVCVVRMRGSDKVFAMKILNKWEMLKRAETAYFREERDVLVYGDRRWITNLHYAFQDDNNLYLVMDYYCGGDLLTLLSKFEDRLPEDMARFYIAEMVLAIGSIHDLRYVHRDIKPDNVLLDANGHIRLADFGSCLRLFEDGTAQSNVAVGTPDYISPEILRAMEDGQGQYGPECDWWSLGVCMYEMLYGETPFYAESLVETYGKIMNHKNCFDFPADDMYEVSEEAKDLMRKLICSSEFRLGQNGIDDFKKHPWFEGVNWETLRDSTAPYIPEVSSPTDTSNFDVDDTDVRSSDAVPPAANSAFSALHLPFVGFTFTQGSCISDLGCLSVITQKDKRVQILEEENAQLTQALEDLKKQISMSHSSPGISPDSNNATRKLQDEINTLTKRNCELESQLKSMEVPRELRNLDNGDITKLRELEKLVRSLRSEKEEAIKDKLDVQEKLKLQDKELKDALTQRKLAMAEYTEVTDKLSELRQQKQKLSRQVRDKEEELEVVMQKVDSLRHDIRKAEKLRRELENRVEEAMAETSKERKLRERSEEYCKQMQEETEKIRQRSMGNDASANHALATQEINRLKAEVEKLEVQYNENLNQQQGRFNLEIRSLQEQLHEAETRRDLLEREVQLTKEKLDNARLENITDSEETINELNRRHEREKIMLVEENKKLMLELNTLTDSVNRIQGERRQLEEEYEELRNKKEAIAQWEAQITEIIQWVSDEKDARGYLQALATKMTEELEFLKHSGGVGGVGSGSTMADKNWRNRRSQKLDKMELLNLQSSLQSEIQAKQAISEELTKTRSDLIAAQKELRDFRQRFDTLTHEIKRKEMQIKELQARLDTGDGFLERPTSQMSYLEHFLKETASSTRHGSADSVEADIEDNRAPSISSSKSNLSELSIDPTSPLSHELLNKSSTSHGQTNLQPKPKSHQFLVRTFSAPTKCNHCTSLMVGLTRQGVVCEVCGFACHMPCCDKVPSMCPVPHDQTKRPLGIDPTRGIGTAYEGYVKVPKMGGVKKGWVRQFVVVCDFKLFLYDISPDRNALPSVYVSQVLDMRDEEFSVSSVRDSDVIHATKKDIPCIFRITTSLLEPPGLRNHTLMLADTESEKTKWVVALSELHRILKKNNLPNTTIFRAKELLDNTLALIKNVMSGAIIDPDRLVIGTEEGLFCLDLDRSEIARVGEGKKIYLLEYVTEEQLIVVLSGKQRHVRLVPVRALDGDEVEWIKVAETKGCITLTTGIVRRSPLTYCLCVAIKKQNASQVIIYEITRTKTRHKRIRELMLSCHAQTLQVLSEGRFCVGYPSGFSIYSILGDHHPISLVHSENTLLGFLTYSAVDALRCIELPRGEFLLVFHTLAVYVDSQGRKSRDREIMYPAVPTAVSYCEGYLLVYSETHIDVFDCTTGDWLQTLNVKRARPLNTSGSLTSCVINDMPHVIFLSNLHQRELLNLTPLDASGRQMTKPRRRFSLREGNRAVRPTDRRSKMISAPTNFNHISHMGPGNGIQIQRLLDLPTTLETADQQHSGHHSSSHLHSSQQRLYSPAIQASSKPAPLPPRHPPSDTRRLSSHISRNSGYSPHNGSTSSRRGPAPPRPTATPPSLPRTPVDQVDSESVHLRSHTPLSLGSIASLHDKRMYFHG from the exons ATGACAGAAATAGTATCCAAGAATTTTGGTAAGAGGCAACCTTTTCGAAAAAGAGACATGTCAGATTCGTCGCAACACCAATATAATCAACCTCCTCCTGATATTATGCCAAAGGGACTTGCAATCAATG gCATAGGAGGAAGGTTGCGCCAATTAGAATCTCTTTTTATTGATGGTCCTGTACAAGGGGAAGGAAGAATAGGCCACACATTTTCTATTGAGACACTTATTGATATTTTACTTGTCTTATATGATGAATGTTGTAATTCTTCCTTACGACGTGAAAAGACTGTCTcagattttattgaatttg tgAAACCAGTGGCTACTTGCATTAAGAGTTTGCAATTGGCACGGGAGGATTTTGAAATAGTAAAAGTTATTGGTAGAGGTGCATTTGGTGAAGTATGTGTTGTAAGAATGCGTGGTTCAGACAAAGtatttgcaatgaaaattttgaacaAATGGGAAATGTTGAAGCGTGCAGAAACTGCATACTTTAGAGAAGAGAGAGATGTACTGGTGTATGGTGATCGTAGATGGATCACAAATCTTCATTATGCCTTTCAAGATGACAATAATTTG TACTTGGTCATGGATTATTACTGTGGTGGAGACCTGTTAACACTATTGAGCAAATTTGAAGATCGCCTTCCAGAAGATATGGCACGTTTTTACATAGCTGAAATGGTTCTGGCTATTGGGTCCATACATGACTTACGTTATGTACACCGTGATATTAAACCTGATAATGTTTTGTTAGATGCAAATGGTCATATTAGATTAGCAGATTTTGGATCTTGTTTACGATTGTTTGAGGATGGCACTGCACAAAGTAATGTTGCTGTTGGCACACCAGACTATATTTCACCAGAAATCTTAAgg GCAATGGAAGATGGTCAAGGACAATATGGACCAGAATGTGATTGGTGGTCTTTAGGAGTATGCATGTATGAAATGTTATATGGAGAAACACCATTTTATGCAGAATCTCTAGTCGAAACTTATGGAAAAATTATGAACCATAAG AATTGCTTTGACTTCCCAGCAGATGACATGTATGAAGTTTCTGAAGAAGCTAAGGATTTAATGAGGAAATTAATATGTAGTTCAGAATTTAGACTAGGTCAAAATGGAATTGATGATTTTAAG AAACATCCATGGTTTGAAGGAGTAAACTGGGAAACTCTTAGAGACAGTACTGCACCTTACATTCCTGAAGTTTCTTCACCAACAGATACATCAAACTTTGATGTTGATGATACAGATGTTCGCAGTTCTGATGCTGTTCCACCAGCAGCAAATTCTGCGTTTTCTGCACTTCATTTACCGTTTGTTGGCTTTACTTTCACTCAAGGAAG ttgCATATCTGATCTGGGTTGTTTGTCTGTTATAACTCAAAAGGATAAACGTGTGCAAATACTGGAGGAAGAAAATGCACAACTGACACAAGCActtgaagatttaaaaaaacaaattagCATGAGTCATTCTTCCCCAGGAATATCACCAGATTCTAATAATGCAACAAGAAAACTTCAGGATGAAATAAATACACTTACTAAACGCAACTgtg AATTAGAATCACAGTTAAAATCCATGGAGGTCCCTCGTGAATTACGCAACTTAGATAACGGTGATATCACAAAATTACgagaattagaaaaattagtaCGCTCTCTTCGATCAGAAAAGGAAGAAGCCATTAAAGATAAGTTAGATGTCCAGGAGAAACTTAAACTTCAAGATAAAGAATTGAAAGATGCATTAACACAACGTAAACTAGCAATGGCTGAATACACCGAAGTTACAGACAAATTATCGGAATTGAGACAACAGAAACAAAAATTGTCTAGACAAGTCAgagataaagaagaagaattggAGGTTGTAATGCAAAAGGTTGACAGCTTACGACATGACATTAGAAAAGCGGAAAAGTTACGTAGAGAATTAGAGAATCGAGTGGAAGAGGCCATGGCTGAAACgagtaaagaaagaaaactaAGAGAACGTAGCGAAGAATATTGTAAGCAAATGCaggaagaaacagagaaaattaGGCAAAGGTCTATGGGAAATGATGCAAGTGCAAATCATGCATTAGCGACACAAGaaattaataggttaaaagCAGAAGTGGAGAAACTCGAAGttcaatataatgaaaatttgaaCCAACAACAAGGTAGGTTCAATCTTGAAATTCGTAGTCTCCAAGAACAATTGCATGAAGCTGAAACAAGGAGAGATTTATTGGAAAGGGAAGTCCAgttaacgaaagaaaaattagatAATGCAAGATTAGAAAATATCACTGATAGTGAGGAGACTATAAATGAATTAAACAGACGtcatgaaagagaaaaaattatgCTAgtcgaagaaaacaaaaaacttATGTTAGAACTTAACACTCTTACCGATAGTGTTAATAGAATACAAGGTGAAAGGCGACAATTAGAAGAAGAATATGAGGAACTAAGAAACAAGAAGGAAGCTATTGCACAATGGGAAGCTCAGATTACCGAAATTATTCAGTGGGTATCTGATGAGAAAGATGCTAGAGGATACTTACAG GCGTTAGCAACAAAAATGACAGaagaattagaatttttaaaacattctgGTGGTGTAGGTGGTGTAGGAAGTGGTTCTACAATGGCAGATAAAAATTGGCGAAATCGTAGATCACAAAAGCTTGACAAAATGGAGCTTTTGAACTTACAAAGTTCTTTACAAAGTGAAATACAAGCTAAGCAAGCAATATCTGAAGAACTTACAAAGACGCGTTCAGATTTAATTGCTGCtcaaaa GGAATTAAGAGATTTCAGACAACGATTCGATACACTCACGCACGAGATAAAACGCAAagaaatgcaaataaaagaaTTGCAAGCGAGGCTTGACACAGGCGATGGCT TTTTAGAACGTCCTACATCTCAAATGTCATATTTGGAACATTTCTTGAAAGAAACTGCAAGCAGTACACGCCACGGAAGTGCAGATAGTGTAGAAGCCGATATCGAAGATAATCGAGCACCAAGTATCTCCAGCAGTAAAAGCAACTTATCTGAACTCAGTATT gaTCCCACATCTCCGTTATCTCATGAACTTCTCAATAAATCATCAACATCTCATGGACAAACCAATCTTCAACCAAAACCAAAATCTCACCAATTCTTAGTAAGAACATTTTCAGCACCTACAAAATGTAATCATTGCACTTCACTGATGGTAGGTTTAACCAGGCAAGGAGTTGTATGTGAAGTTTGTGGCTTTGCATGTCATATGCCCTGTTGTGATAAAGTTCCATCGATGTGTCCTGTGCCACATGATCAAA CAAAACGACCACTGGGTATTGATCCTACACGAGGAATAGGTACAGCTTACGAAGGATATGTTAAAGTGCCAAAAATGGGTGGAGTGAAGAAGGGCTGGGTTCGTCAATTTGTGGTGGTTTGCGActtcaaattatttctttatgatATTTCACCAGATCGTAATGCATTACCATCTGTTTACGTGTCTCAAGTCTTGGACATGCGGGATGAAGAATTTAGCGTTAGTTCTGTTCGAGATTCGGATGTTATACATGCTACAAAGAAAGATATTCCATGTATATTTAGG ATAACGACATCTCTACTAGAACCACCTGGTTTAAGAAATCACACGTTAATGCTTGCAGACACTGAAAGTGAAAAAACAAAGTGGGTAGTTGCTTTAAGTGAATTACAtagaatattaaagaaaaacaatCTTCCTAATACAACG aTTTTTAGAGCAAAAGAATTACTAGATAATACATTGGCGCTCATTAAAAATGTGATGTCAGGAGCAATTATTGATCCAGATCGTCTAGTCATTGGCACAGAAGAAGGTCTCTTCTGTTTAGATTTAGATCGTAGCG AAATTGCAAGAGTAGGAGAAggcaagaaaatatatttactggAATATGTAACAGAAGAACAATTAATAGTAGTTTTAAGTGGAAAACAACGTCATGTACGGCTGGTCCCAGTACGTGCATTGGATGGAGATGAAGTTGAATGGATTAAAGTTGCAGAAACTAAAGGATGTATAACTTTAACTACCGGGATAGTCCGTCGCAGTCCACTAACTTATTGTTTGTGTGTTGCCATAAAGAAGCAG AATGCATCACAAGtcattatttatgaaattacgCGTACGAAAACACGTCATAAACGTATACGTGAACTGATGTTATCATGTCATGCACAAACTTTGCAAGTTCTTTCTGAAGGTCGCTTCTGTGTCGGATATCCTTCCGGATTTTCTATCTACAGCATCTTAGGAGACCATCACcctattt CATTGGTCCATTCTGAGAATACGCTCTTAGGTTTTCTTACATACAGTGCTGTGGATGCTTTACGTTGTATCGAATTGCCACGTGGTGAATTCTTATTAGTCTTCCATACATTAGCAGTTTATGTTGACAGCCAAGGCAGAAAGAGTAGAGATCGTGAAATTATGTATCCTGCTGTTCCTACAGCAGTTA GTTATTGTGAAGGCTACTTGCTAGTTTATAGTGAGACTCACATTGATGTGTTTGACTGTACAACTGGAGATTGGTTACAAACACTTAATGTGAAACGAGCACGACCACTGAATACTTCAGGTTCTTTAACGTCCTGTGTCattaacgatatgccacatgtTATTTTTCTGAGCAATTTACATCAAC GAGAACTACTTAATTTAACACCACTAGATGCAAGTGGTAGACAAATGACAAAACCGCGAAGGAGATTTTCATTAAGAGAAGGAAATAGGGCTGTTCGTCCTACTGATAGACGTTCCAAAATGATATCTGCTCCGACGAATTTTAATCATATCAGTCATATGGGTCCGGGTAATGGAATACAG attcAACGATTATTAGACCTGCCTACTACACTTGAAACAGCTGATCAACAACATAGCGGTCATCACAGTAGCTCTCATCTTCATAGCAGCCAACAAAGA TTGTATAGTCCTGCAATTCAAGCATCAAGTAAACCAGCGCCACTGCCGCCTAGGCATCCACCTTCCGATACCCGACGTCTTAGTTCTCATATATCCAGAAATTCCGGATATTCACCGCATAACG GTTCAACATCATCACGCAGAGGACCGGCACCGCCACGACCAACTGCTACTCCACCTTCATTACCCCGTACTCCTGTGGACCAAGTTGATTCGGAATCTGTGCATCTACGATCGCATACTCCACTTTCTCTTGGTAGCATCGCATCTTTACACGACAAG AGGATGTACTTTCATGGCTGA
- the LOC100647370 gene encoding serine/threonine-protein kinase Genghis Khan isoform X1 has product MTEIVSKNFGKRQPFRKRDMSDSSQHQYNQPPPDIMPKGLAINGIGGRLRQLESLFIDGPVQGEGRIGHTFSIETLIDILLVLYDECCNSSLRREKTVSDFIEFVKPVATCIKSLQLAREDFEIVKVIGRGAFGEVCVVRMRGSDKVFAMKILNKWEMLKRAETAYFREERDVLVYGDRRWITNLHYAFQDDNNLYLVMDYYCGGDLLTLLSKFEDRLPEDMARFYIAEMVLAIGSIHDLRYVHRDIKPDNVLLDANGHIRLADFGSCLRLFEDGTAQSNVAVGTPDYISPEILRAMEDGQGQYGPECDWWSLGVCMYEMLYGETPFYAESLVETYGKIMNHKNCFDFPADDMYEVSEEAKDLMRKLICSSEFRLGQNGIDDFKKHPWFEGVNWETLRDSTAPYIPEVSSPTDTSNFDVDDTDVRSSDAVPPAANSAFSALHLPFVGFTFTQGSCISDLGCLSVITQKDKRVQILEEENAQLTQALEDLKKQISMSHSSPGISPDSNNATRKLQDEINTLTKRNCELESQLKSMEVPRELRNLDNGDITKLRELEKLVRSLRSEKEEAIKDKLDVQEKLKLQDKELKDALTQRKLAMAEYTEVTDKLSELRQQKQKLSRQVRDKEEELEVVMQKVDSLRHDIRKAEKLRRELENRVEEAMAETSKERKLRERSEEYCKQMQEETEKIRQRSMGNDASANHALATQEINRLKAEVEKLEVQYNENLNQQQGRFNLEIRSLQEQLHEAETRRDLLEREVQLTKEKLDNARLENITDSEETINELNRRHEREKIMLVEENKKLMLELNTLTDSVNRIQGERRQLEEEYEELRNKKEAIAQWEAQITEIIQWVSDEKDARGYLQALATKMTEELEFLKHSGGVGGVGSGSTMADKNWRNRRSQKLDKMELLNLQSSLQSEIQAKQAISEELTKTRSDLIAAQKELRDFRQRFDTLTHEIKRKEMQIKELQARLDTGDGFLERPTSQMSYLEHFLKETASSTRHGSADSVEADIEDNRAPSISSSKSNLSELSIDPTSPLSHELLNKSSTSHGQTNLQPKPKSHQFLVRTFSAPTKCNHCTSLMVGLTRQGVVCEVCGFACHMPCCDKVPSMCPVPHDQTKRPLGIDPTRGIGTAYEGYVKVPKMGGVKKGWVRQFVVVCDFKLFLYDISPDRNALPSVYVSQVLDMRDEEFSVSSVRDSDVIHATKKDIPCIFRITTSLLEPPGLRNHTLMLADTESEKTKWVVALSELHRILKKNNLPNTTIFRAKELLDNTLALIKNVMSGAIIDPDRLVIGTEEGLFCLDLDRSEIARVGEGKKIYLLEYVTEEQLIVVLSGKQRHVRLVPVRALDGDEVEWIKVAETKGCITLTTGIVRRSPLTYCLCVAIKKQNASQVIIYEITRTKTRHKRIRELMLSCHAQTLQVLSEGRFCVGYPSGFSIYSILGDHHPISLVHSENTLLGFLTYSAVDALRCIELPRGEFLLVFHTLAVYVDSQGRKSRDREIMYPAVPTAVSYCEGYLLVYSETHIDVFDCTTGDWLQTLNVKRARPLNTSGSLTSCVINDMPHVIFLSNLHQRELLNLTPLDASGRQMTKPRRRFSLREGNRAVRPTDRRSKMISAPTNFNHISHMGPGNGIQIQRLLDLPTTLETADQQHSGHHSSSHLHSSQQRLYSPAIQASSKPAPLPPRHPPSDTRRLSSHISRNSGYSPHNGSTSSRRGPAPPRPTATPPSLPRTPVDQVDSESVHLRSHTPLSLGSIASLHDKEHTSGGSPRHSIASNNSSNPSTPPSPAHDHGSSSYDS; this is encoded by the exons ATGACAGAAATAGTATCCAAGAATTTTGGTAAGAGGCAACCTTTTCGAAAAAGAGACATGTCAGATTCGTCGCAACACCAATATAATCAACCTCCTCCTGATATTATGCCAAAGGGACTTGCAATCAATG gCATAGGAGGAAGGTTGCGCCAATTAGAATCTCTTTTTATTGATGGTCCTGTACAAGGGGAAGGAAGAATAGGCCACACATTTTCTATTGAGACACTTATTGATATTTTACTTGTCTTATATGATGAATGTTGTAATTCTTCCTTACGACGTGAAAAGACTGTCTcagattttattgaatttg tgAAACCAGTGGCTACTTGCATTAAGAGTTTGCAATTGGCACGGGAGGATTTTGAAATAGTAAAAGTTATTGGTAGAGGTGCATTTGGTGAAGTATGTGTTGTAAGAATGCGTGGTTCAGACAAAGtatttgcaatgaaaattttgaacaAATGGGAAATGTTGAAGCGTGCAGAAACTGCATACTTTAGAGAAGAGAGAGATGTACTGGTGTATGGTGATCGTAGATGGATCACAAATCTTCATTATGCCTTTCAAGATGACAATAATTTG TACTTGGTCATGGATTATTACTGTGGTGGAGACCTGTTAACACTATTGAGCAAATTTGAAGATCGCCTTCCAGAAGATATGGCACGTTTTTACATAGCTGAAATGGTTCTGGCTATTGGGTCCATACATGACTTACGTTATGTACACCGTGATATTAAACCTGATAATGTTTTGTTAGATGCAAATGGTCATATTAGATTAGCAGATTTTGGATCTTGTTTACGATTGTTTGAGGATGGCACTGCACAAAGTAATGTTGCTGTTGGCACACCAGACTATATTTCACCAGAAATCTTAAgg GCAATGGAAGATGGTCAAGGACAATATGGACCAGAATGTGATTGGTGGTCTTTAGGAGTATGCATGTATGAAATGTTATATGGAGAAACACCATTTTATGCAGAATCTCTAGTCGAAACTTATGGAAAAATTATGAACCATAAG AATTGCTTTGACTTCCCAGCAGATGACATGTATGAAGTTTCTGAAGAAGCTAAGGATTTAATGAGGAAATTAATATGTAGTTCAGAATTTAGACTAGGTCAAAATGGAATTGATGATTTTAAG AAACATCCATGGTTTGAAGGAGTAAACTGGGAAACTCTTAGAGACAGTACTGCACCTTACATTCCTGAAGTTTCTTCACCAACAGATACATCAAACTTTGATGTTGATGATACAGATGTTCGCAGTTCTGATGCTGTTCCACCAGCAGCAAATTCTGCGTTTTCTGCACTTCATTTACCGTTTGTTGGCTTTACTTTCACTCAAGGAAG ttgCATATCTGATCTGGGTTGTTTGTCTGTTATAACTCAAAAGGATAAACGTGTGCAAATACTGGAGGAAGAAAATGCACAACTGACACAAGCActtgaagatttaaaaaaacaaattagCATGAGTCATTCTTCCCCAGGAATATCACCAGATTCTAATAATGCAACAAGAAAACTTCAGGATGAAATAAATACACTTACTAAACGCAACTgtg AATTAGAATCACAGTTAAAATCCATGGAGGTCCCTCGTGAATTACGCAACTTAGATAACGGTGATATCACAAAATTACgagaattagaaaaattagtaCGCTCTCTTCGATCAGAAAAGGAAGAAGCCATTAAAGATAAGTTAGATGTCCAGGAGAAACTTAAACTTCAAGATAAAGAATTGAAAGATGCATTAACACAACGTAAACTAGCAATGGCTGAATACACCGAAGTTACAGACAAATTATCGGAATTGAGACAACAGAAACAAAAATTGTCTAGACAAGTCAgagataaagaagaagaattggAGGTTGTAATGCAAAAGGTTGACAGCTTACGACATGACATTAGAAAAGCGGAAAAGTTACGTAGAGAATTAGAGAATCGAGTGGAAGAGGCCATGGCTGAAACgagtaaagaaagaaaactaAGAGAACGTAGCGAAGAATATTGTAAGCAAATGCaggaagaaacagagaaaattaGGCAAAGGTCTATGGGAAATGATGCAAGTGCAAATCATGCATTAGCGACACAAGaaattaataggttaaaagCAGAAGTGGAGAAACTCGAAGttcaatataatgaaaatttgaaCCAACAACAAGGTAGGTTCAATCTTGAAATTCGTAGTCTCCAAGAACAATTGCATGAAGCTGAAACAAGGAGAGATTTATTGGAAAGGGAAGTCCAgttaacgaaagaaaaattagatAATGCAAGATTAGAAAATATCACTGATAGTGAGGAGACTATAAATGAATTAAACAGACGtcatgaaagagaaaaaattatgCTAgtcgaagaaaacaaaaaacttATGTTAGAACTTAACACTCTTACCGATAGTGTTAATAGAATACAAGGTGAAAGGCGACAATTAGAAGAAGAATATGAGGAACTAAGAAACAAGAAGGAAGCTATTGCACAATGGGAAGCTCAGATTACCGAAATTATTCAGTGGGTATCTGATGAGAAAGATGCTAGAGGATACTTACAG GCGTTAGCAACAAAAATGACAGaagaattagaatttttaaaacattctgGTGGTGTAGGTGGTGTAGGAAGTGGTTCTACAATGGCAGATAAAAATTGGCGAAATCGTAGATCACAAAAGCTTGACAAAATGGAGCTTTTGAACTTACAAAGTTCTTTACAAAGTGAAATACAAGCTAAGCAAGCAATATCTGAAGAACTTACAAAGACGCGTTCAGATTTAATTGCTGCtcaaaa GGAATTAAGAGATTTCAGACAACGATTCGATACACTCACGCACGAGATAAAACGCAAagaaatgcaaataaaagaaTTGCAAGCGAGGCTTGACACAGGCGATGGCT TTTTAGAACGTCCTACATCTCAAATGTCATATTTGGAACATTTCTTGAAAGAAACTGCAAGCAGTACACGCCACGGAAGTGCAGATAGTGTAGAAGCCGATATCGAAGATAATCGAGCACCAAGTATCTCCAGCAGTAAAAGCAACTTATCTGAACTCAGTATT gaTCCCACATCTCCGTTATCTCATGAACTTCTCAATAAATCATCAACATCTCATGGACAAACCAATCTTCAACCAAAACCAAAATCTCACCAATTCTTAGTAAGAACATTTTCAGCACCTACAAAATGTAATCATTGCACTTCACTGATGGTAGGTTTAACCAGGCAAGGAGTTGTATGTGAAGTTTGTGGCTTTGCATGTCATATGCCCTGTTGTGATAAAGTTCCATCGATGTGTCCTGTGCCACATGATCAAA CAAAACGACCACTGGGTATTGATCCTACACGAGGAATAGGTACAGCTTACGAAGGATATGTTAAAGTGCCAAAAATGGGTGGAGTGAAGAAGGGCTGGGTTCGTCAATTTGTGGTGGTTTGCGActtcaaattatttctttatgatATTTCACCAGATCGTAATGCATTACCATCTGTTTACGTGTCTCAAGTCTTGGACATGCGGGATGAAGAATTTAGCGTTAGTTCTGTTCGAGATTCGGATGTTATACATGCTACAAAGAAAGATATTCCATGTATATTTAGG ATAACGACATCTCTACTAGAACCACCTGGTTTAAGAAATCACACGTTAATGCTTGCAGACACTGAAAGTGAAAAAACAAAGTGGGTAGTTGCTTTAAGTGAATTACAtagaatattaaagaaaaacaatCTTCCTAATACAACG aTTTTTAGAGCAAAAGAATTACTAGATAATACATTGGCGCTCATTAAAAATGTGATGTCAGGAGCAATTATTGATCCAGATCGTCTAGTCATTGGCACAGAAGAAGGTCTCTTCTGTTTAGATTTAGATCGTAGCG AAATTGCAAGAGTAGGAGAAggcaagaaaatatatttactggAATATGTAACAGAAGAACAATTAATAGTAGTTTTAAGTGGAAAACAACGTCATGTACGGCTGGTCCCAGTACGTGCATTGGATGGAGATGAAGTTGAATGGATTAAAGTTGCAGAAACTAAAGGATGTATAACTTTAACTACCGGGATAGTCCGTCGCAGTCCACTAACTTATTGTTTGTGTGTTGCCATAAAGAAGCAG AATGCATCACAAGtcattatttatgaaattacgCGTACGAAAACACGTCATAAACGTATACGTGAACTGATGTTATCATGTCATGCACAAACTTTGCAAGTTCTTTCTGAAGGTCGCTTCTGTGTCGGATATCCTTCCGGATTTTCTATCTACAGCATCTTAGGAGACCATCACcctattt CATTGGTCCATTCTGAGAATACGCTCTTAGGTTTTCTTACATACAGTGCTGTGGATGCTTTACGTTGTATCGAATTGCCACGTGGTGAATTCTTATTAGTCTTCCATACATTAGCAGTTTATGTTGACAGCCAAGGCAGAAAGAGTAGAGATCGTGAAATTATGTATCCTGCTGTTCCTACAGCAGTTA GTTATTGTGAAGGCTACTTGCTAGTTTATAGTGAGACTCACATTGATGTGTTTGACTGTACAACTGGAGATTGGTTACAAACACTTAATGTGAAACGAGCACGACCACTGAATACTTCAGGTTCTTTAACGTCCTGTGTCattaacgatatgccacatgtTATTTTTCTGAGCAATTTACATCAAC GAGAACTACTTAATTTAACACCACTAGATGCAAGTGGTAGACAAATGACAAAACCGCGAAGGAGATTTTCATTAAGAGAAGGAAATAGGGCTGTTCGTCCTACTGATAGACGTTCCAAAATGATATCTGCTCCGACGAATTTTAATCATATCAGTCATATGGGTCCGGGTAATGGAATACAG attcAACGATTATTAGACCTGCCTACTACACTTGAAACAGCTGATCAACAACATAGCGGTCATCACAGTAGCTCTCATCTTCATAGCAGCCAACAAAGA TTGTATAGTCCTGCAATTCAAGCATCAAGTAAACCAGCGCCACTGCCGCCTAGGCATCCACCTTCCGATACCCGACGTCTTAGTTCTCATATATCCAGAAATTCCGGATATTCACCGCATAACG GTTCAACATCATCACGCAGAGGACCGGCACCGCCACGACCAACTGCTACTCCACCTTCATTACCCCGTACTCCTGTGGACCAAGTTGATTCGGAATCTGTGCATCTACGATCGCATACTCCACTTTCTCTTGGTAGCATCGCATCTTTACACGACAAG GAACACACCTCTGGTGGAAGTCCTAGACATTCAATAGCTTCAAACAACAGTTCAAATCCATCGACGCCACCAAGTCCCGCTCATGATCATGGTTCATCTTCATAtgattcataa